A genomic region of Rhipicephalus sanguineus isolate Rsan-2018 chromosome 3, BIME_Rsan_1.4, whole genome shotgun sequence contains the following coding sequences:
- the LOC119387258 gene encoding uncharacterized protein LOC119387258 gives MADTPVPKAARSTSPPRRWAADAVAFVLKHSRAGIVPLCTNVAALLEQLDRLAQENQNLGRELQACKSMFALPAGDETVTTNTHSPQHDAKPACATEHAASASSSEPVNVGDAEYSSSGIAASLVDKMKKGTIDTLKVLRQLHQFGNPWVPLDSCLCEACKSFEGTKASPKALTFNLLDKGHTAIIRRKLLGKICYVGHLDTSAPHWIWLGLDLPYPVGYCDGRLGGKAYFECKPGHGAFFNVSSVTAIVT, from the exons ATGGCCGACACTCCGGTCCCTAAAGCAGCGAGAAGTACGAGTCCGCCCAGACGGTGGGCTGCAGACGCCGTGGCCTTCGTCCTGAAGCATTCCAGAGCTGGCATTGTGCCTCTCTGCACCAACGTTGCAGCGTTACTGGAACAGCTGGATCG GCTCGCTCAAGAAAACCAAAACCTAGGTCGTGAATTACAGGCCTGCAAGTCCATGTTTGCGCTGCCCGCAGGTGATGAAACTGTGACAACAAACACGCATTCCCCGCAGCATGACGCCAA ACCGGCGTGTGCCACAGAGCATGCTGCATCAGCCAGCAGTTCTGAACCAGTGAATGTAGGTGATGCAGAATATTCTAGCAGTGGTATTGCAGCCTCACTTGTCGACAAAATGAAGAAAGGGACCATCGACACACTGAAG GTTCTACGGCAATTGCATCAGTTTGGGAACCCTTGGGTGCCTTTAGACAGCTGCCTTTGCGAAGCATGCAAATCCTTTGAAGGAACCAAAGCATCACCAAAGGCTCTTACCTTCAACCTTCTTGACAAAGGCCACACGGCAATCATTCGGAGAAAGCTGTTGGGAAAGATTTGTTATGTTGGCCACCTCGACACCAGCGCACCACACTGGATTTGGCTTGGTCTTGATCTGCCTTACCCTG TGGGATACTGCGATGGAAGACTTGGTGGAAAGGCATACTTCGAGTGCAAGCCAGGTCATGGAGCATTCTTCAATGTTTCAAGTGTGACAGCAATAGTAACCTAA